The genomic DNA CGAGATATTTTACCAATTCTTTTCTCGTTGGCTTCTTTTGGTAGATCTATAACAGGAGCAAAACCCGTCACCGCAGAGCGTAAACGTCTCATGCCGACGCGCATTTGGTGTAGTTCTTCGGGGTCTCGATCTGCGAGCACTTCGGCTTCGTGAGCTATGATTTTCTCGAAATATTTCTCAATTGCTTGGGAAGCTGCTGCTCCGAGAGTTTTTAGTTTTGACGATGCTTGTGCTTTCATAGCGGGTAGGGTGACAATCCTCTGTCTTCAGAGCGAGCGTGAGTTTAAGTTGGAGAGATTAACGATAAGAAATTTTATTATACTACTTTTTTGAGGGTCTAGACACAACAATTATACTTAGCTAACACAAAAACAATATTGACAGAAGAATATTTTTTGGGTTTAACTCTTTAAATAGCCATCTACCTATCAAAAGTGACAGCTAATGAGGTAAAGTAAGAGGCGAAAAAGTCTGGACATGACAGAGAGGTTGAGAGTGCCTACACTTGGCGTGAATATAGATCACGTTGCCACGATTCGGCAGGCCCGCCGGACGGTGGAACCTGACCCTGTAGCAGCGGCCGCTTTAGCAGAATTGGCCGGTGCTGATGGTATTACTGTGCATCTGCGGGAAGACAGGCGGCACATTCAAGACCGGGATGTTCGTGTTTTACGACAGACGGTGATGACTCACCTGAATTTAGAAATGGCTCCCACTGATGAAATGGTGGCGATCGCTCTCGATATCAAACCGGACTACATTACTCTGGTACCGGAACGCCGACAAGAGGTGACAACGGAAGGAGGACTTGATGTCGCGGGGAACCAGCAGCGGTTGAGTGAAGTTGTGGATAAGTTACAAGGTGCTGGCATTCCCGTCAGTATGTTCATCAATGCCGAACCTATCCAAATTGAGGCATCGGCGGCGATCGCAGCGCAGTTTATAGAATTGCACACGGGTATCTATGCTGAGGCTAGTGCTGAAGCCAACCGGAAAAGGGAGTTAGCTGTATTGGCCCAGGGATGTCAGTTAGCGATCGCCTCCGGTCTTCGAGTTAACGCCGGTCACGGTCTTACTTACTCAAATGTTCACCCAGTAGCCTCCCTTGAGGGTATGGAAGAACTCAACATTGGCCATACCATTATCAGTCGGGCCGTACTAGTTGGTTTGGAGCGGGCCATCCGCGAAATGAAACAAGCTATGCGAGGCGAATTTTGATGATTGTTAACTGTTGACTGTTAACTGTTAACTGTTAACTGTTAACTGTTGACTATTGACTGTTTTTTATTACTAAGGAAAATGCAAACCTACTACTACGTTTTAGCTAGCCAAAAGTTTTTGCTTGAGGAAGAACCTTTTGAAGAAGTTCTTAAAGAGCGAACTCGTCATTATAAAGAACAGGAAAAAGAAATTGATTTTTGGTTGGTGAAGCAACCAGTTTTTCTAGAAGCACCGAAAATGGCAGAGATTAAGGCAAAATGTCCTCAGCCCTCTGTGGCGATCGTTTCTACCGATCCTCAATTCATTACTTGGTTGAAACTGCGATTAGAATATGTAATCACTGGCGAATTTGAGGCTCCCTCAGAAACAATTCCCGATGCTATAGCATCAATGGAGCCATCTATCTAGGGGCTAGGGGAAGAAGGGGCTAGGGGCTAGGGGCTAGGGACTAGGGGAAGAAGGGGTAGAGGGTTAGGGGTTAGGGCGTGTTTTCTTGCCTATAAATTTGATGTAGGGGCTCAGCATTCGGGCGATAAATTTCTGCTAAAAACCAGTATAGCAACTGCCACAACGGTTAAGAGACTCGCTCATGACCCAAACCATTAACTCTCTTCCCCGTTTTCCCTTCTTTCCGTTCTTTCCGTTCTTTCCCTAGCCCCTAGCCCCTAGCCCCTAGCCCCTAACTGCTTTGGCAGTTGCTATAAATAGGTTGACTTTTCAATTCTTGGATGGGATGACAATTTCTAAATTCCACTTCTCAACTTTGAAACTGAGGCGATCGCGAATTTTAATTAATTCGGCTGCGATCGCCTTGGCAGGCTTGACAATTTTACCAAATAATGCTCAAGCGCAACCGACCTGTCCCCCCCCTCAGCCGGGAGAATATTTGTTGCTAATTGTTACCCAGACAGCGGAGCAACAGGATCAAGCCAAGCGATCGCTGCCACAGAACGCCAACAACATCACCATTTGCCGTTATATCAGCGATACCGTGACGCGAGTTGGTGGGTTTAGCAATCCCCAAGCCGTTAACGAATGGGCTCGGTACTTCCAAGAAAGAATAGGGCTACCAGCCTATGCCGTACAGCCAGGGGTTGTGCCCACCCCTCAAACACCACCACCCAACAATCCTGTATCTATTAACCCCGGCTTCAAACCTCAACCTCTTGGGGTTGGCTATGCGGTATTAGTCGATTACGTCAATCAGCCCGAATTAGCGGCGCAAGTGCAGCAAGCATTAGGCAGACAACTAGCCTTAGTATCTTACGACCAACGCTCTTACTTGCTAGCAACATATACCACCGATGGGAATGCAGCCACATCTACGCTGCAAACACTAAGCGATCGCGGATTTTTAGCAATGTTAGTAGACAGCCGCCGCGTCACTCTCATCAGCCCTACAATCAAATAAATTAAAAGTTAAAAATTAAAAAATAGTCACCCAATTTTTAATTTTTAACTTTTAATTTTTAATTTAATAAGCCGGCCCAGCGAGTAAAGAAATTGTCACCCCCAACCCTAAGCCTACAATTACTTGAAAAGGAGTGTGACCGAGTAATTCCTTAAGGCGATCCTCATTAAAGTGTTGGTTTTCAGTAAAAAACTCATCAATAATCTGGTTGAGGATGCGAGCTTGCTTGCCAGCAGCTTGTCGGACACCAGCCGCATCGTACATGACGATAATCGCGAAAATCAGCGCGATCGCAAACTCAGGAGAGTCCCAACCTACGGTCTGTCCCACCCCAGCAGCCAAAGCGCCAACAAAAGCCGAGTGAGCGCTAGGCATTCCCCCAGTCGTCACCAAGTAACGCAGATTAAACTTGCGATTTTTGACTAACTCAATAGGGACTTTTAAAAGCTGAGCCATCAGGCAAGCGAACAGAGCCACCACAAGCACTTGGTTATGTAGGACATTGCTGGAAATTTCCTGCATAGTAATTTGGTATCCCTAATGAGTGCGGTTGGTAATAAAATCTGCGATCGCTAACAGCGGTTCGGCTTTTTCCCCAAAAATGGTCAGCTCAGCCTTAGCCGCCTCCACCAACTGTTTAGCACGGCGTTTAGATTCCTCAATCCCCCACAAACTGGGATAAGTCACCTTCCCAGCCTGCACATCCTTACCAGCAGTTTTTCCCAGCTCCTCTTGAGTCGCCGTAATATCCAGAATGTCATCCACAATCTGGAAAGCTAACCCAATATTTTGAGCATAACGAGATAAGCGCTGCAAATCAGTGGGCTCAGCACCAGCAAGTATAGCCCCACAAACCACACAAGCTTCTAGGAGTGCGCCAGTCTTATGAGTGTGAATAAAATTGAGAGTTTCCTCAGAAACATCTGAAACTCCCTCCGACTCCAAGTCAACCACCTGTCCTCCAACCAATTCCGCAGCTCCCACAGCGCGGCCCAAACGGGCTACAACCTGCAACACCTGTTGAGGAGGTACATTCTGAGTTTGAGCAGCAATGAACTCAAAAGCATAAGCTAAAAGACCATCGCCAGCCAAAATAGCTATATCCTCGCCATAGACCTTATGGTTAGTCAATTTGCCGCGTCGATAATCATCATTATCCATCGCTGGCAAATCGTCGTGGATTAGCGACATCGTGTGACTCATCTCAAAAGCACAAGCCGTCGGCATCGCCATTTCCACAGTCCCGCCAAGCAGTTCGCAGGTTGCCAAACACAGAATCGGGCGCAACCGTTTACCCCCCGCCAACAGCGAGTAGCGCATCGCCTCGTAAATCTTCTCAGGATAGGTGACGGGAACGGCACTATCGAGAGCCGCCTCGACCGCCGCAGCACGCTCAGCTAGGTAAACCGATAGGTCGAAAGAGGATTCCGGTTGGGGCGAATGCGTTTCACGTACCAATACCATCCCTTGCTCTCTTGTAATTGTTGTAATTTACGGTAAATTGAGCCGCAAACCAGCCGCTAGAATTGGCACTTAAGCCCTATGCGCTGGAAAGGCAGTACCCAATTTAACCATTTTACGGGTCTTGTGGTACAGAAGCACTAAAACTGTTGTTAACGCTTATATGGTTAATGGTCAATCGTCAGTAAGTAGAAGGAAGAAGGAAGAAGGAAGAAGGATTTAGTTATCTAGGAGAGAAGGAAGAATGTTTATACAGTCAGCTTTTTAGCCATCCCGATCTTATGTTTAATTAGGTGGATTTACTTAACTGTTAACCGTTAACCGTTAACCGTTAACAGTTAACCGCTAACCGTTAACCGTTAACCGTGATTATTTTCCCAACTCCAAACTGTATTCTGCAACAACATTGCCACAGTCATCGGGCCAACACCTCCGGGTACAGGAGTAATAAATTCCGCCACTGCTTGCACAGAATTGAAGTCAACATCTCCCGTTAAACGGCTAGAACCATCCTCTTTAACAACGCGGTTCATCCCTACATCTACTACTACAGCACCAGGTTTAACCATATTAGCGGTAACGATTTCCGGGCGACCGACAGCAGCAATTAAGATATCCGCTTCGCGGGTGATAGATTCTAAGTTTTGCGATCGCGAATGGGCCACAGTCACAGTACAATCAGCTTCCAACAGCATTAAAGCCATCGGTTTACCCACAAGAATACTGCGGCCCAAAACTACAGCCCGTTTTCCCTTCAAATCAATGTCATATTCCTGTAACAGCCGCATCACCCCCGCTGGCGTACAACTTCGCAAACCCGCCTCCCCCCTTACCAAACGGCCCAGATTCATCGCGTGAAGCCCATCAGCATCTTTATCAGGAGCAATTTGATAAAGTAGGGAAATCGCGTCTAAGTGACCAGGTAAAGGCAACTGTACTAAAATCCCGTCCACTCTCTCATCTTGATTGAGAGTTTGAATCGCTTGTTCGAGTTCAGTCTGAGTTGTATCAGCCGGAAAGTGCTGCCCGAAGGAAGCAATGCCAACTTTGGCACAGGCTAGTTCTTTGTTGCGGACATAAGTTGCACTCGCTGGGTTTTCGCCAACCATCAACACTGCAAGCCCTGGAGGGCGACCTTTTTGGCTTTGTAGGGAATGGACGCGCGAGATTAGCTCTGATTGAATCTTTTGTGCTAGAGCTTTACCGTCTAAGATGTGGGTAGTTTTGGCATCCATGATCGTAAATTATGGGCTAGGGGCTGACGATTTTAGATTTTAGACCTTTGTCTCTTCTATAAAATGTCCTGCTACTGACTTTTAAGCAATGATTACCGCAATCAAACCAGTGTGGGTTCAGGCATTCCGCATTGCCCCCCTATCGCTAATACTTTTCGGTGGGCTGTTCAGTTGCGGGAATTTGGCTAACTCTCGCCTAACTCTGGATTTCAATGCCAACAGCATTGCTGACATTCAACAAAAACCGGAACTAGAAGCCAAAGTTTACCTCAAAGGCAAAGTTGAAAGCCGCGCCCCTTTTTTGGGGACAGGTGCATATCAACTTCAGGATAATACAGGCAGAATTTGGGTTTTAACTAAGCAAGCTGTACCGCAAATTGGAGAACAAATGGTAATTAGAGGGTTGGTACGCTATAAAGGCATTACGTTTAAGGAATTAGCAGGAAAAGATTTAGGTGAGGTTTATATTGAGGAAATCGAACAATTAAAAACCACTCCGCCTAGTGGTTGAAGAAGGAAGAAGGAAGAAGGAAGAGGGAAGAAGGAAGAAGGAAGAGGGAAGAAGGAAGAAGGAAGAGGGAAGAGGGAAGAAGGAAGAAGGAAGAGGGAAGAAGGAAGAGGGAAGAAGGAAGAAGGAAGAAGGAAGAAGGAAGAAGGAAGAGGGAAGAAGGAAGAAGAAGAAGGAAGAGGGAAGAAGGAAGAAGGAAGAGGACTCGCTTAGCGCCCGATTTCAACGTCTTCGAGAATGCCAAGTGCGTCAGGTACTAAGACGGCTGCGGAGTAGTAGGCAGTAATTAGGTAAGAAGCGATCGCCTGTTCGCTAATACCCATAAATCTCACCGACAAACTCGGTTGGTATTCATCCGGGATACCCGTTTGGTGTAGTCCGATTACACCCTGATCTTCTTCTCCAGTCCGCAATATCAGAATAGAACTGGTCTGGTTCTTAGTAATTGGAATCTTATTACAGGGAAGAATGGGTACATTGCGCCAAGTAATTACCTTACTCCCATTCAGATCGATGCTTTCCGTTGAGATACCCAGACGGTTGCACTCCCGACTAAAAGCCGCAATGGTTTTAGGATGAGCTAGGAAAAACTTCGATTTCCGACGACGGGTAATCAATTCATCTAGATCGTCAGGGGTAGGGGGGCCGCTGCGGGTGTAGATCCGCTGTTTCAGGTCAGCATTGTGTAGCAACCCAAATTCACGATTATTGATCAAGTCGTGTTCTTGCCGTTCCCGCAATGCTTCAATCGTCAGCCGCAGTTGTTGTTCCGTCTGATTCATCGGTTCGTTATACAGATCGGAAACGCGAGTATTGATTCGCAATACAGTTTGAGCAATGCTTAACGGATATTCGCGGGGGGAGAGTTCGTAATCTACAAAAGTCCCTGGTAACTGGGTTTCCCCAACATGACTCGCAGACAAGGCGATCGCAGCTTCCCCGTACTTATTCTGTGGTTGTTGGGCACTAATTCTCACCTGTTCAACGTGAGTCTGCAACGCCTCTGACTGGTTGAGCACTTCCAGAAATGCCTGTTGCGGTAGCGCCAATACCGTGCATCGGGTGACAGCCTTGATGGTGAACTTCCAAGTGCTTTCCGGTTCCAACAACGCCCGATCGCCGAAATGGTCGCCATCTGCTAGCCTATCCAGCAGAGCTTCCTCGCCATACTTGCCAGCAACAGTTTTATTAACTTTGCCATGAGCGATCGAGAACAAGCGATCGGCTCTCTGACCTGACTCTACGATGATGTCACCAGGTGCAAACTCCTGTTGCACAAACCTACTCGCTAAGGCGCTCAATACCTCAGTGTCGTTAAACCCTCGCAGCAATGGCAACTGACAAAGTTCTTGGGGAATTACTTCAACTACCGTTCCGGTGTTGGCGAAAGTTAGCCTGCCATCAGCCACCGTATAATTTAACCGACGGTTCAACCGATAAGTGCCACCCTTTGTCTGCACCCAAGGCAACATCTTCAACAACCACCGAGGCGTAATTTCCTGCATTTGCGGTGCAGATTTGGTTGTTGTTGCCAAATTTCTGGCGGCGGCTGTTCCCAAACTCAGTTGGGGTTGCTGACCTTCAACATCTAAACCGCGATCGTTAGAATACGTCATTACCTCATCCTTTACTAACAAAAGTGCCTACTCAAAGAGTTAAGAGGTTAAGGCAATAACACTTCGATCGATAAGTTAATTACGCTTAAAATCGAGCGTAATTACTTATTGACAAAAGTCGTTTACCTTAACCTCTCTCAGGAATGTTTAGCGCCCGATTTCGACATCTTCGAGAATACCGAGTGCGTCTGGGACTAGCACGGCTGCGGAGTAGTAAGCAGTAATCAAGTAGGAGATGATCGCCTTTTCGCTGATGCCCATAAAGCGGACAGACAAGCTAGGTTGGTATTCATCGGGAATACCAGTTTGATGTAAACCAATCACCCCTTGTTTTTCCAAACCAGTGCGGAGTAAGAGAATGGAACTGGTGCGGGTATTGCTGATGGGAATTTTATTGCAGGGGAATATCGGTACACCGCGCCAAGCCGTCACTTGAGCGCCGTTCATATCTATGCTGGTGGGATAGACACCCAAACGGTTACACTCGCGACCGAAGGCTGCGATCGTGCGGGGGTGAGCTAGGAAGAATGCTGGCTCTTTCCATACCGTTGCTAGCAATTCGTCTAGGTCGTCGGGGGTAGGTGTACCGCTACGGCTGTAGATGCGTTGTGTGAGGTCGGCGTTGTGCAGTAACCCAAATTCCCGGTTGTTGATCAACTCGTGTTCTTGACGTTCCCGTAATGCTTCGACTGTCAGCCGCAATTGTTGCTCGGTCTGATTCATCGGTTCGTTGTAGAGATCCGCTACGCGGGTGCTTACTCGCAACACCGTTTGAGCGATGCTCAACTCATATTCGCGAGGGGAAAGGTCGTAATCAACGAAGGTTCCTGCCAAGGGAGTCTCTTCACGATGACCCGTCGCTACCTCAATGGAGGCCTCACCTTGGGCAGTCTGTGGCTGTCTGAGGCGATCGCGGAACTTCTCAACATGAGTTCTCAATGGCTCAGACTGAGCGAGCGACTGCTCAAATGCCTGCTGGGGTAGTGACAACACGATGGTGTTGGTAATAGCCTTGAGCGTGTATTGCCAGGTATCCTCCGACTCCACCACAGTTTCATCGCCGAAATGGTCGCCGTCGGCGAACACATCTAATACGATTTCCTCGCCATACTTACCAGTACCAATTTTATTTACCTTGCCATGAGCAATGAGGATCACGCGATCGGCAGATTGACCCAGCTCAACGATCGTGTCGCCAGCGGCGTACTCTTCCTGTAAAAACTGGTTTGCCAAGACAGTCAACACATCAAGGTTGTCAAACCCTCTCAGTAAGGGCAACTCAGTAAGTTCGTGGGGAATCACTCGCACCGTTGCGCCAGTGTTGGTAAAAGTCAATTTTCCATCACCGACGGTATAACTCAACCGACGGTTAACGCGATATACACCACCCTTAGTCTGCACCCAAGGCAATAATTTCAACAACCACCGGGATGTAATTTCCTGCATCTGCGGTGCAGATTTGGTTGTTGTTGCCAAATTTCTGGCGGCGGCTGTCCCCAAACTTAATTGGGGTTGTTGACCTTCAACATTTGCACCAGGATCGTTAGAATATGTCACAAATTAATCCTCTATTTTCTAGTTACTAACAAAATTAAATCGGTTTTACTTAACCGATTGCAGACAAAAGAACCCACAACATAAAAACTTATTTTCCTACAAAACGATCGGAATTATTCAATGGCATCTTACCAGAAAAACTGCTGGCACCAACTAAGGATGTAAGCCGTGCAGCCGAGGTGCCAAATCCTGTGGGGCCGTTGAGCAGCCGCACAATTGGAGAAGCACTATTACGCAATTCAAATTCTTTATAACGGTCTACCGTTATATGCCATTTGAGTACGCCGCACATCCAATTTTCTAGTTTCTTAACGTATCCCAGCAATTTCTCGCGGGTACTTTCATCCAGATTGAAATCGTCTAATAGGGCAGGCAATTCAGTATCAACAATGTGTTGATACTGTTGTGCCCTCGCCGTCATCAAATTGTTAACAATCTCGACAGCTTGGGGTAGATCGCAGTTGAGGAAATTCTGCACCACCAGTACGATGTTATGGATTTCGCCCTCGAATTCGATTTCTTTCTGGTAGGAGAAGATATCGTTAGTAAAACAGGCAAAATCGGCGGCAGAATTTTCTAGCGATCGCATTGACCTACTGTAGTAAATCTCCATCGGAATCTCGCTACCCTGAGATAGTCGAGACAGGCTCATTGTCAAATCCGAGCCAAAGGTCTTCCGACGCATTTCGATATAATCTATCGGGTCAGGAATCCGATTTTGAATTTGGTTGGCCAGTTCCCACACCCAACTATCAGTCATGTCCTGAATCGCGCGGCGGAACTGAGTCCGGGCGTTAGAGGACATCGGGCCAGCAGTGCGAGACCAAATATCTGCCAAGCCCCGTTCGACGGGATTAGTCGGTACAGCCGGGGGTGTGGAGTCATCGAGAGGCATAAACGCTGACAGTCGGGCGTTAAACACTTTCGCACCAACCATGTCGCGGTTATTCCCGTAGAGTGCTGGGAAGTAATCATCGGCATAGGTTCCCCATACCAGCCAGCACGCACTTAGATTTAGCTCATGTTCAGACCCATGAGGATGGATCAATGCACCGCATAGGGCAACATCGGCAACATCGAACTTGTGGTCATTCCAGATAAAGGCATCAGGAATGCCCGGTAGGGATTCTAGCATCCCCATTTGCCGCGCCCATTCCTTAGAATGCTTCCGCGCAGCATCCAGATTGGGATTCAAGCTGGTAGAGAACGGCATATAAAACTTGGGCAGTTTCACTGGCCCTACAGCCTGGTATGGAACGTGAGTAAAGCTCTTGAACCTTCCCAAACCCAAGGTGGTGTATAACGATTCAATCCGCGCAGCCGATGTGCCTAGCCCAGTGGGCCCGCCCGGAAATAGCGGCGGTTTCTGAGAATTGTCCGCTTCTTTGTTCATGTAGCGGCTAGACCTCATGTGCCACTCGTGACCGCCCGATTGCCAGTCTTGAAGTCCTTTGATGTAAAGGAGAACGCTCACACGAGCCGCTGGGTCTAGTCCGTGCTCCTCAAACAGGGGAGGCAATTCAGTAACCGCAGTGTTATCGAACTGGTATAGCCGCGAGGTGAGCAGTTCGTTGGTGAGGTTAGCTGCTTCTTGGGTGCTCACATTCAAGAAGCGCTCTAAAACCAAAATACAGTTGGCGTTCTCGCCTTCATCTTCGACTTCTCTCTGGTAGGAAAAAATATCGTTGCGAAGGTGAACTCCATCGGCAAATGTGTCTTTGAGTACCCGCATGGGGCGAGTTGCAGCAATTTGGGCCGGAACCTCTACAAAGGCGGCGTGTTCGACGAGATCCGCTGACCAAGGTGCGCCGCCAACTTTGCGCCGCATCTCGATGTACTCAATGGGATTGGCGACCCGATTTTGGTTGATATTGGCGAGTTCCCACAGAGACTCTTCCAGAAGGTTTTTGGTACTCTCGAAGAACCGCAGCCGCCAGTCCACAGACTTAGTAAAGGCGGTGCGAGACCACAGGTCAGCTAAGCCGCGCTCTACTGGATTGGTGGGTAAGGAAGGGGTATCGGTGGGGTGTATCGGCATAAATGCGGGCAGTCGGTGGAGATACTCCTTTGCCCCAGTCATGTCTTGGGTACGTTTATAAATTTCAAGGAAGTGATCGTCGAAGAAGAATACCCAAACATACCAATCGGTTACTAAGTCAAGTTCTGCGCCCGGTGCATCTGGATGGGTGTAGGAGCAAAGCAAGGCATAGTCGTGGGCATCGAATGTACGTTCGTCCCAAATAGGTTCGTCTTGAGATTCTTCTTCTGAAGCAAGTATCCCCATCTCGTAGGCCCAGGCCTTAGAATGTACTCGCGCCGCTTCTAAGTTTGGGTTCAGCCGCGCCGGCCAAGGCATATAAAAATCCGGCAGTTTAAAGGGTTGCATAAATCTGCACGTAACCTTCTATCGGGTCGTCGTTGCTGTTTTTGGGCTCAACCATAGTTAACTATAGTATTGTCAAAAATATGTTATCTGTTACATTTTTTAATGCTGGGGGAATGCTATAGCAAATGTGGCTTAAATTAAGAACTAATTAAGAAGTAACTAATGACAAAGAATCAAGTTGAAGTTGCGATCGCGATTTTGTACAGGGATGGCAAACTTCTGTCGCAGTTACGAGATGATATTCCCGGAATTGCTTACCCTGGATGCTGGGCTCTATTTGGCGGACATATTGAACCAGGAGAAACCCCGGAAATTGCTCTAAAACGGGAATTACAAGAGGAAATAGGTTATGATGTCCTTTCTGTTTACAAGTTTGGCTGCTACACAGATGTAACTGTTATCCGCCATGTTTTCTATGCACAACTTAGTGTAGATGTCAAGGATTTGGTGTTAAAAGAAGGGTGGGATATGGCATTGTTAACGCCTGACGAAATTAGGGTAGGTAGCCGTTATTCAGAAAACGCTGGGATGGTGCGATCGCTTGGGAAGCCTCACCAGCGTATCCTGTTAGATTTTATCGAAAAAAATCCACAACTTTTTAGCTTAGCACTTAAGCACAAAGGTTAATTTTTGGGGACTAATCCTAAAGCCTCTTGCTCTTTTGTCTTTTTAATACCATCACACAGAGTGCGATCGTGTTCCTCAATTTTGGGATTAGTCTTGAGATAGTCGCGTAGCGAATCGCAGCCGCGCACCAGTAGACTATTAATATCAGTTGAACGCTCCGCAACTTCCAGTTGTCGAAGACTTTCCAAAGTCCAGAGAATCACCGTTTTATCAGCAGAAGCCGATGCTAGTTTTTGACCATCCGGGCTAAAAGCTACTGCTAGCACCCAATCCCGATGCTCATCAAGAGTTGTCACCAGCTTACCATCTAAGTTCCAAATTCTAACAGTACCATCTTTACTGCCTGCGGCAATAAGTTGGTCAGAGTCCCCAAAAGCCACATCAAAAACCCAATCCTTACTTCCTTCAAGAGTTTTGTAAGGCGTAGTTTCAAACAATCCTTTAGCATTCAATTGCCACAATTTTACAAGTTTATCGCCAGCAGAGGTAGCCAACATATTGCGCTTTGAATTGAACATGAGAGCATTGATCCACTCGCTATGAGCCCGGAATTTTTGCAATAAATTACCTTCTATATCCCAAAGGTTAACGTTACCATCACTGCCCACAGTCACTAATTTTTTACTGTCCTTTGTGAAAGTCACGTCTGTAGCTTCAGGAAGATGGTCATCCATGCTTTTTAACATAGTTCCATCTTTCAGGCTCCACAATTTCACAGTACCATCTGCGCTCGCTGATGCCATAAGTTTCCCATCAGGAGAAATACTGATATTGTTAACAGTAGAAGTGTGTCCTACAAATTGCATGAAAGGGACAGCCAGAGGATTTTTTAAGGCCTCATTCAGATTCCAAAGCTGCACCGTATTATCATAGCTCGGCGTAGCGATCGTTTTACCGTCCGGGCTAAAGTTTACATTGGTAAGTCCCGCCCCATAGTTAAGATTTCTGAGCAAAGAACCCGTAGAACTCCAAAATTTTATAGTATCATCTACGCCAACTGAAGCTATCAGTTTACCATTGGGGCTGAATCTCACACCTTTGATCCCAGATCGATGCCCTTGAAGAACTTCGACTAACGTACCTTGGATACTCCGAAGTTTAATAATACCGTCGGTGCTACCAGAAGCAATTGTGCTGCCATCGGGCGAGAATCTAATGCTTTTAATACCGCCATTACTGCCCTGGAAAGTTCTGATTAAAACGCCGCTAATGTTCCATAGTTTAATAGTTTTATCGTAACTAGATGAAGCTATAGTTTGACCGTCTGGAGAAAAACTTACGCTCCGCACCCAGTTTGTATGAGCCTGGAGAGTTATGTACGGTAAATAATGGGGAACTGTGGAGGAAGCATCTCCTATTAAATAAGATTCTTTAATTTCTTCCTGCCTAATTTGAATCGGATTTTCGTTTTTCCAAAGCTTGATATTATTGTCAGCAGCAGCAGTAGCTATTGTCTGGCTATCTGGGGAAAAATTCACTTCCCAAACTCTATCTCTATGACCAGAAAGAGTTTGTATAAG from Kamptonema formosum PCC 6407 includes the following:
- a CDS encoding NUDIX hydrolase, yielding MTKNQVEVAIAILYRDGKLLSQLRDDIPGIAYPGCWALFGGHIEPGETPEIALKRELQEEIGYDVLSVYKFGCYTDVTVIRHVFYAQLSVDVKDLVLKEGWDMALLTPDEIRVGSRYSENAGMVRSLGKPHQRILLDFIEKNPQLFSLALKHKG
- a CDS encoding WD40 domain-containing protein; translation: MKEAFISYSRKDLEFVQKLFDSFCQEQREVWFDQKNIPLTADWRKEMYIGIEESQNFVFIISPDSVTSKPCLEEIEHAVLHNKRLLPIMYRKTPSSTVHPAIRSLNFIPFPEDCDFDAHFKTLIAAIDTDLTHVKAHTRLQLRAIEWDKKNRDVSFLLRGSDLREAESWIEESTNKEPKPTPLHTQYLIASGQGEIKRQRATIGAVGVGLVACVVLAAVALGQREEAIHQRNFAREQEIQALTSLSQAKLLTEDQLDAMTASIKAAKQLQKTKNASEKLQNLTRDGLRQAVFKVQEKNRFEGHTAEVNSLSFSPDGNLIASASHDRSIKIWKRDGTLVATLPHAQAVRSVNFSHDGQLIASASFDKTVKLWKIDGTLVATLQHKEPVRGVAFSPGDKIIVSGTTNGYLLMWSLKGELLKTIAAHTRDINSVTFSPDGQLIATASSDKTVKLWTLEGELIQTLSGHRDRVWEVNFSPDSQTIATAAADNNIKLWKNENPIQIRQEEIKESYLIGDASSTVPHYLPYITLQAHTNWVRSVSFSPDGQTIASSSYDKTIKLWNISGVLIRTFQGSNGGIKSIRFSPDGSTIASGSTDGIIKLRSIQGTLVEVLQGHRSGIKGVRFSPNGKLIASVGVDDTIKFWSSTGSLLRNLNYGAGLTNVNFSPDGKTIATPSYDNTVQLWNLNEALKNPLAVPFMQFVGHTSTVNNISISPDGKLMASASADGTVKLWSLKDGTMLKSMDDHLPEATDVTFTKDSKKLVTVGSDGNVNLWDIEGNLLQKFRAHSEWINALMFNSKRNMLATSAGDKLVKLWQLNAKGLFETTPYKTLEGSKDWVFDVAFGDSDQLIAAGSKDGTVRIWNLDGKLVTTLDEHRDWVLAVAFSPDGQKLASASADKTVILWTLESLRQLEVAERSTDINSLLVRGCDSLRDYLKTNPKIEEHDRTLCDGIKKTKEQEALGLVPKN
- a CDS encoding family 2 encapsulin nanocompartment cargo protein terpene cyclase — encoded protein: MQPFKLPDFYMPWPARLNPNLEAARVHSKAWAYEMGILASEEESQDEPIWDERTFDAHDYALLCSYTHPDAPGAELDLVTDWYVWVFFFDDHFLEIYKRTQDMTGAKEYLHRLPAFMPIHPTDTPSLPTNPVERGLADLWSRTAFTKSVDWRLRFFESTKNLLEESLWELANINQNRVANPIEYIEMRRKVGGAPWSADLVEHAAFVEVPAQIAATRPMRVLKDTFADGVHLRNDIFSYQREVEDEGENANCILVLERFLNVSTQEAANLTNELLTSRLYQFDNTAVTELPPLFEEHGLDPAARVSVLLYIKGLQDWQSGGHEWHMRSSRYMNKEADNSQKPPLFPGGPTGLGTSAARIESLYTTLGLGRFKSFTHVPYQAVGPVKLPKFYMPFSTSLNPNLDAARKHSKEWARQMGMLESLPGIPDAFIWNDHKFDVADVALCGALIHPHGSEHELNLSACWLVWGTYADDYFPALYGNNRDMVGAKVFNARLSAFMPLDDSTPPAVPTNPVERGLADIWSRTAGPMSSNARTQFRRAIQDMTDSWVWELANQIQNRIPDPIDYIEMRRKTFGSDLTMSLSRLSQGSEIPMEIYYSRSMRSLENSAADFACFTNDIFSYQKEIEFEGEIHNIVLVVQNFLNCDLPQAVEIVNNLMTARAQQYQHIVDTELPALLDDFNLDESTREKLLGYVKKLENWMCGVLKWHITVDRYKEFELRNSASPIVRLLNGPTGFGTSAARLTSLVGASSFSGKMPLNNSDRFVGK